One genomic region from Geothermobacter hydrogeniphilus encodes:
- a CDS encoding NapH/MauN family ferredoxin-type protein: MKVNHWTLARRVVQLTVIGLLLTPCLGWGLFQGNLQSASLLGLKLSDPLAALQVLLLTGTVALPLLGGALLVLGGYGLLGGKTFCGWVCPLGLVTDVFEYLPSTRQLRIWPLRGKMIALLVVLLLSLTLKIPAFETISPIGIVSRALSFGPASDLLLVAAILLVEVLLVRRFWCRSLCPLGGFYSLAGRVSPLRIGYRAEACTHCDRCRRSCFVFEVLDAPLVEGTSHVVSGECTRCGACLDACPTGALNMRFQHPLK, translated from the coding sequence ATGAAGGTTAATCATTGGACTCTAGCGCGGCGAGTGGTGCAGTTGACGGTGATAGGCCTGCTTCTCACCCCATGTCTCGGCTGGGGGCTGTTTCAGGGCAATCTGCAGTCGGCGTCGCTGCTCGGGCTCAAGCTTTCCGATCCCCTGGCCGCTCTGCAGGTGCTGCTGTTGACCGGTACCGTGGCGCTGCCGTTGCTTGGTGGGGCGCTGCTGGTCCTCGGTGGTTACGGACTGCTGGGGGGCAAGACCTTCTGCGGCTGGGTCTGCCCGCTCGGACTGGTAACCGATGTGTTCGAATACCTGCCGAGTACTCGCCAGCTCCGGATCTGGCCCCTGCGGGGAAAGATGATCGCCCTGCTGGTGGTGCTGCTGCTCAGCCTGACGCTGAAAATACCGGCATTCGAAACCATCTCCCCGATCGGCATTGTCAGCCGCGCCCTGAGCTTCGGGCCAGCCAGTGATCTGTTGCTGGTGGCGGCGATTTTACTGGTGGAGGTGCTGTTGGTCCGGCGTTTCTGGTGTCGCAGTCTCTGCCCTCTGGGAGGCTTCTACAGCCTGGCGGGGCGGGTCAGTCCGCTGCGCATCGGTTATCGGGCCGAAGCCTGTACCCATTGCGATCGTTGCCGCAGGAGTTGCTTCGTTTTCGAGGTGCTGGACGCGCCGCTGGTCGAGGGGACGAGCCATGTTGTCTCCGGAGAATGTACCCGTTGCGGTGCCTGCCTTGACGCCTGTCCGACCGGTGCTCTGAACATGAGATTTCAACATCCTCTCAAATAA
- a CDS encoding molybdopterin-dependent oxidoreductase: protein MTLKRREFIKGAAAAAALSAAGLPVNLLLAERAAAADDGLTWGKAPCRFCGTGCGVLVGTRNGKVVATRGDAKAPVNKGLNCIKGYFLAKILYGPDRLTKPLLRKGDRFVEISWDQALDTIADKLKNTIRAFGPQAVGMFGSGQWTIQDGYVAAKFMKAGIGSNSIDPNARFCMASAVAAFMKTFGSDEPMGNYEDLDLGDTFFLWGANMSECHPILFSRMTANRVKNPDVKIIDLAPRFTRTSQEADMYVGFRPQTDLVLANGIAHVIIRDKLYDEKFIANNVVFKKAKTNIGYGTEDRFKFRDKEEMIDFAAYKEMIAEYTPKKVEEISGVPAAKVEELARLYADPKRKVCSYWTMGFNQHVRGTWVNQLVYNLHLLTGKISQPGQGPFSLTGQPSACGTAREVGTFAHRLPADMVVMKKEHREKAARIWNVPVSKISAKPGFHATEMLRALDRGDIRFLWVQCNNPFQAAPNVDRFRKGARKPGRFIVVSEAYPTRSTEVADLILPTAMWVEKEGMFGNAERRTQHWFKLADAPGEAKEDLWQIIEVARRMGLGKLFEYPEDKPLHQALFEEYRQFGLGTGKDLAPYELYQKERGVIWPYINGKSVRWRYNEKYDPMVDKGAGIQFHKAKKYGKRAAIYFRPYEPAAEPPDAAYPFWLCTGRVLEHWHTGTMTRRVPELHRAVPEAFCELHPEDAGELGIRNGDRIRLTTRRGQLELKASVGGRGVPGRGSVFVPFFDEEKMINNLTLDALCPISKEPDYKKCAVKVEKV from the coding sequence ATGACGCTCAAGCGAAGGGAATTTATCAAGGGAGCTGCGGCGGCCGCCGCCCTGTCGGCTGCCGGCCTGCCAGTCAATCTGCTTCTGGCGGAACGGGCTGCAGCTGCCGACGACGGTTTGACCTGGGGCAAAGCCCCCTGTCGTTTCTGTGGTACCGGCTGCGGGGTGTTGGTCGGCACCCGGAACGGCAAGGTGGTCGCGACCCGTGGCGATGCCAAGGCGCCGGTTAACAAGGGGCTCAACTGTATCAAGGGCTATTTTCTCGCCAAGATTCTTTACGGCCCGGACCGGTTGACCAAACCGTTGTTGCGCAAGGGGGACAGGTTCGTTGAGATTTCCTGGGACCAGGCCCTGGATACGATAGCCGACAAGCTCAAAAACACCATTCGGGCCTTTGGTCCTCAGGCGGTCGGCATGTTCGGTTCCGGCCAGTGGACGATCCAGGACGGCTATGTCGCCGCCAAGTTCATGAAGGCCGGTATCGGCAGCAACAGCATCGATCCGAACGCCCGGTTCTGCATGGCCAGCGCTGTCGCCGCCTTCATGAAGACCTTCGGTTCGGATGAACCGATGGGCAATTACGAGGATCTCGATCTCGGCGACACCTTTTTCCTCTGGGGCGCCAACATGAGCGAGTGTCATCCGATCCTCTTCTCGCGCATGACTGCCAACCGGGTGAAAAATCCCGACGTTAAAATCATCGATCTGGCACCGCGTTTCACACGCACCTCCCAGGAAGCGGATATGTATGTCGGCTTCCGGCCGCAAACCGACCTGGTGCTGGCCAACGGCATTGCCCATGTCATAATCCGCGACAAGCTTTACGATGAGAAGTTTATTGCCAATAACGTGGTCTTCAAGAAGGCGAAAACCAACATCGGTTATGGTACCGAGGATCGCTTCAAGTTTAGGGACAAGGAGGAGATGATCGACTTCGCGGCCTACAAAGAGATGATCGCCGAGTATACGCCGAAAAAAGTCGAAGAAATTTCCGGGGTTCCGGCGGCCAAGGTGGAAGAACTGGCCCGCCTCTATGCCGATCCCAAGCGCAAGGTCTGCTCTTATTGGACCATGGGGTTCAATCAGCATGTGCGCGGCACCTGGGTCAACCAGCTGGTTTACAACCTTCATCTGCTGACAGGTAAGATTTCCCAGCCGGGGCAGGGGCCCTTCAGTCTCACCGGCCAGCCTTCGGCTTGCGGTACCGCCCGTGAGGTCGGCACCTTCGCCCATCGTCTGCCGGCCGACATGGTGGTGATGAAGAAGGAGCATCGTGAGAAAGCGGCCAGAATCTGGAATGTCCCCGTTTCGAAGATCTCCGCCAAGCCTGGTTTCCATGCTACCGAGATGCTGCGGGCGCTCGATCGCGGCGACATCCGCTTTCTGTGGGTGCAGTGCAACAATCCCTTCCAGGCGGCCCCCAACGTCGATCGATTCCGCAAGGGAGCACGCAAGCCGGGACGCTTTATCGTTGTTTCGGAAGCCTATCCGACCCGCTCCACCGAGGTCGCCGACCTGATCCTGCCGACTGCCATGTGGGTCGAGAAAGAGGGGATGTTCGGTAATGCCGAGCGCCGCACCCAGCACTGGTTTAAGCTGGCCGACGCTCCCGGTGAGGCGAAAGAGGACCTCTGGCAGATCATCGAGGTGGCCAGGCGCATGGGGCTCGGCAAGCTGTTCGAGTACCCGGAAGACAAGCCGCTGCACCAGGCGCTGTTTGAAGAGTACCGCCAGTTCGGTCTCGGCACCGGCAAAGATCTCGCTCCCTACGAACTCTACCAGAAGGAACGCGGGGTGATTTGGCCTTACATCAACGGTAAGAGCGTCCGGTGGCGCTACAATGAGAAGTACGATCCCATGGTTGACAAGGGGGCCGGTATCCAGTTTCACAAGGCCAAGAAATACGGCAAGAGGGCGGCCATCTATTTCCGTCCTTACGAGCCGGCTGCCGAGCCGCCCGATGCCGCCTATCCTTTCTGGCTCTGTACCGGCCGGGTGCTGGAACATTGGCATACCGGCACCATGACCCGCCGGGTTCCGGAACTGCATCGCGCGGTACCGGAGGCTTTCTGCGAGCTGCACCCCGAGGATGCCGGAGAGCTGGGGATCAGGAACGGTGACCGCATTCGTCTTACCACCCGCCGCGGGCAGTTGGAACTCAAGGCCAGTGTCGGCGGGCGCGGCGTGCCGGGACGGGGCAGCGTCTTCGTCCCCTTCTTCGATGAGGAGAAGATGATCAATAACCTGACTCTGGACGCCCTCTGCCCGATTTCCAAGGAGCCGGATTACAAGAAGTGCGCGGTCAAAGTCGAAAAAGTCTGA
- a CDS encoding chaperone NapD has protein sequence MPVSGVVISIDATRDNEVVEKLNRLQGVEVMTERTEGKLVAVIDAPDFEVQEELTRSIREVDGVADLTLAYHNFEDMVDA, from the coding sequence ATGCCGGTCAGTGGAGTTGTTATCAGCATCGACGCCACGCGCGACAACGAAGTTGTCGAGAAACTGAATCGTCTGCAGGGGGTTGAAGTGATGACGGAACGTACCGAGGGAAAGCTGGTAGCCGTGATCGACGCTCCGGACTTCGAGGTCCAGGAAGAACTGACCCGAAGCATCCGTGAGGTCGACGGGGTCGCGGATCTGACTCTCGCCTATCACAATTTCGAAGATATGGTCGACGCCTGA
- a CDS encoding 4Fe-4S dicluster domain-containing protein, translated as MSEERRRAVITGVRAALTGAAAGYLLLRSGSGYAWLLRPPGAVEEQEFLRKCIRCGRCAQSCLYRAVDMGRLDAGIALGTPVIRARKNPCRLCADLPCVKACPSGALDPQLQDAVKTRIGTAVLVERQECLSLKGLRCEVCYRTCPLLDKAITIENYLNARTGRHAIFEPVVHKEHCTGCGICEQACVLDRPAIVVGPLQPPSESLYEG; from the coding sequence ATGTCGGAAGAACGTCGGCGAGCCGTGATAACCGGGGTGCGCGCCGCCCTGACCGGAGCCGCGGCGGGGTATCTGCTGCTGCGTTCCGGGTCCGGTTATGCTTGGCTGCTGCGGCCGCCGGGAGCGGTCGAGGAGCAGGAGTTCCTGCGCAAGTGCATCCGCTGCGGACGCTGCGCTCAGTCCTGTCTCTATCGGGCGGTCGATATGGGGCGACTCGACGCCGGCATTGCTCTCGGCACGCCGGTTATCCGGGCGCGAAAAAATCCCTGCCGGCTCTGTGCCGACCTGCCCTGCGTCAAGGCCTGCCCGAGCGGCGCTCTCGATCCGCAGCTACAGGATGCCGTCAAGACCCGCATCGGCACCGCGGTGCTGGTCGAGCGACAGGAGTGCCTGTCGCTCAAGGGACTGCGTTGCGAAGTCTGCTATCGTACCTGTCCGTTGCTCGACAAGGCGATCACCATCGAGAATTATCTCAACGCCCGTACCGGTCGCCACGCGATCTTTGAACCGGTGGTTCACAAGGAACACTGCACCGGTTGCGGCATCTGTGAACAGGCCTGCGTGCTGGATCGGCCGGCAATTGTCGTCGGCCCGCTGCAGCCTCCGTCGGAGAGTCTCTATGAAGGTTAA